One Glaciihabitans arcticus DNA window includes the following coding sequences:
- a CDS encoding lysophospholipid acyltransferase family protein: MTTTPDKKQKSEKVPIFRFIAALVLPPMHFLARYKLQGVENVPKTGAFVLSPNHYSEIDPLVMGVAMWKVGRMPRFLAKASIFKLPFLGMLMRKSGQVPVERAGASRNSDPLAAARQIVKNNLAVVIYPEGSLTRDPGLWPMRGKTGAVRMALEAGIPIVPAAHWGTQLVMPRYGKKISLFPRKTITILFGPPVDLSAFAGRPLDNATLTEATAVLMDAITVLFEDLRGEKAPAERWDPIKNNQKETGRFEQ, from the coding sequence GTGACAACGACGCCCGACAAGAAGCAGAAGTCCGAGAAGGTTCCGATCTTCCGCTTCATTGCGGCCCTTGTGCTTCCACCGATGCACTTTCTCGCGCGCTACAAGCTGCAGGGGGTCGAGAACGTGCCGAAGACGGGCGCCTTTGTGCTCTCGCCGAACCACTACAGCGAGATCGACCCGCTCGTGATGGGTGTCGCCATGTGGAAGGTCGGCCGCATGCCGCGCTTCCTGGCCAAGGCCTCGATCTTCAAGCTGCCTTTTCTCGGGATGCTCATGCGCAAGTCGGGGCAGGTTCCCGTCGAGCGTGCCGGGGCATCCCGCAACAGTGACCCGCTCGCGGCCGCGCGGCAGATCGTCAAGAACAACCTCGCCGTCGTGATCTACCCGGAGGGATCGCTGACGCGCGACCCCGGCCTGTGGCCGATGCGCGGCAAAACGGGTGCGGTGCGCATGGCGCTCGAGGCAGGCATACCGATCGTGCCCGCAGCACATTGGGGAACCCAGCTGGTCATGCCGCGCTACGGCAAGAAGATCAGCCTGTTTCCGCGCAAGACCATCACGATCCTCTTCGGACCGCCCGTCGACCTCTCGGCGTTCGCGGGCCGTCCCCTCGACAACGCGACCCTCACCGAGGCGACCGCCGTGCTCATGGATGCCATCACCGTGCTCTTCGAGGACCTGCGCGGCGAGAAGGCTCCGGCCGAACGCTGGGATCCGATCAAGAACAACCAGAAGGAGACCGGCCGTTTTGAACAGTGA
- a CDS encoding NAD(P)H-dependent glycerol-3-phosphate dehydrogenase: MLGSGSWGTTFAKILADGGADVAMWARRPELAREISQSKRNSDYLPGINLPRSIWASSRLPEVLEGAEQVYVSVPAQSLRENLLIVRELIPADAIVISLMKGVEKGTRFRMSQVIDQELRIGADRVAVVSGPNLALEIAKEQPTAAVVSSQSLETATTVAMTATNPYFRSYVNTDVIGTEFGGVLKNLIAVAIGIVDGVGYGENTKASIITRGLVEMTDFAVAFGGRAETLAGLAGLGDLIATCESSLSRNNTAGRLLGQGYSFSDVVKQMNQTAEGLSSVAPILELALSKGVEMPIVSQVAEVLAGTLDPRDIAPHLTTDPMPQGE, encoded by the coding sequence GTGCTCGGTTCCGGTTCATGGGGGACCACCTTCGCCAAGATCCTCGCCGACGGTGGTGCGGATGTCGCGATGTGGGCCCGACGCCCCGAGCTCGCGCGCGAGATCTCGCAGTCAAAGCGCAACTCCGACTACCTGCCCGGCATCAACCTGCCGCGCAGCATCTGGGCGAGCTCACGCCTGCCCGAGGTGCTCGAGGGCGCCGAGCAGGTCTACGTCTCCGTGCCCGCGCAGTCACTGCGCGAGAACTTGCTGATCGTGCGGGAGCTGATCCCGGCCGACGCGATCGTCATCTCGCTCATGAAGGGCGTCGAGAAGGGCACCCGCTTCCGTATGAGCCAGGTCATCGACCAGGAGCTGCGCATCGGCGCCGACCGCGTCGCCGTGGTCTCCGGCCCGAACCTCGCCCTCGAGATCGCCAAGGAGCAGCCGACCGCCGCCGTCGTCTCCTCGCAGAGCCTCGAGACGGCCACAACGGTCGCGATGACCGCGACCAACCCGTACTTCCGCTCCTACGTCAACACGGATGTCATCGGCACCGAGTTCGGCGGAGTGCTCAAGAACCTCATCGCCGTCGCCATCGGCATCGTCGATGGCGTCGGCTACGGCGAGAACACCAAGGCCTCGATCATCACCCGCGGTCTCGTCGAGATGACCGACTTCGCGGTCGCCTTCGGGGGGCGCGCGGAGACGCTCGCCGGCCTTGCGGGTCTCGGCGATCTCATCGCCACCTGCGAGTCCTCGCTCTCCCGCAACAACACCGCCGGTCGTCTCCTCGGCCAGGGCTACAGCTTTTCCGACGTCGTCAAGCAGATGAACCAGACGGCCGAGGGATTGTCGTCCGTGGCACCCATTCTCGAACTCGCGCTCTCCAAGGGCGTCGAGATGCCGATCGTCTCGCAGGTCGCCGAGGTGCTCGCGGGCACCCTCGACCCGCGCGACATCGCGCCGCACCTCACCACCGACCCGATGCCGCAGGGGGAGTAG
- a CDS encoding alpha/beta fold hydrolase, translated as MLTALADGALLAEKTGATPPTVVALHGWMRTGADFAAIVSGLDAVSIHLPGMGVTPEPPEAWGTERYAEAVADAIEGFGPVILVGHSFGGRVAVRLAASRPNLVRGVVLTGVPLVRLTAAKKPALGFRIVRSLAKAKLVPQSVLEKQRRKHGSADYLAARGVMRDILVRTVGENYDDDLRRLSTPVRMVWGENDTAAPADAGRAAAAMVRGARFRVVPGAGHLLDGELRTAVREELTAMIEETEA; from the coding sequence ATGCTGACCGCCCTCGCAGATGGCGCCCTGCTCGCCGAGAAGACCGGCGCCACCCCGCCCACCGTCGTCGCCCTGCACGGCTGGATGCGCACGGGTGCCGACTTCGCCGCCATCGTGAGCGGCCTCGACGCCGTGTCCATCCATCTGCCCGGCATGGGTGTGACACCCGAGCCGCCGGAGGCCTGGGGCACCGAGCGGTACGCGGAGGCCGTCGCCGACGCGATCGAGGGCTTCGGGCCCGTCATCCTCGTCGGCCACTCGTTCGGCGGAAGGGTCGCCGTGCGACTCGCCGCCTCGCGCCCCAATCTTGTGCGTGGTGTTGTGCTCACAGGGGTTCCGCTCGTGCGGCTCACCGCGGCGAAGAAGCCGGCGCTCGGATTCCGCATCGTGCGCTCGCTCGCGAAGGCGAAGCTCGTTCCGCAGTCGGTGCTCGAGAAGCAGCGACGTAAGCACGGCTCGGCCGACTACCTCGCTGCTCGCGGAGTGATGCGGGACATCCTCGTGCGAACCGTCGGTGAGAACTACGACGACGACCTGCGCAGGCTCTCCACGCCCGTGCGCATGGTCTGGGGAGAGAACGACACCGCTGCACCCGCCGACGCAGGCCGGGCCGCCGCTGCGATGGTCCGCGGCGCGCGGTTCCGGGTCGTGCCCGGAGCTGGACATCTGCTCGACGGCGAGCTGCGCACCGCGGTGCGCGAAGAACTGACCGCCATGATCGAGGAGACTGAAGCGTGA
- a CDS encoding Mur ligase family protein — protein sequence MTPETIIYVGTLVVGVIVAVVAGFRWLRVAQREHYIAPWVSIIAALWLRVVPVNLAYVGGAVLFTVLAIVIPQNGSALQLALPAVAVAALASVPIGLGVRGTSAKLAWTARLRRLVVVWVLLVAVIGAALVLLIGLPGVPIVILALAPITDLALVILKPIEKALSRKYLVSARKRLQQVRPTIVAITGSYGKTSTKGYVAHILGAAFTTVASPASFNNLMGLSRAVNDRVVPGTEVFIAEMGVYGRGEIRELSESFPPDIAAITTIGEAHLARMGSREVIFQAKSEITEKARIVVLPVDEIELAGLAALCRTQGKRVVTVSTVPGTDADVIVDAAAGTVTVAAVTAPVSIPAVGHAVNLAIAVGIGVSLDMDFSTIAKRLSHLPDSRHRAEIQEAPSGVLIIDDTYNSNPVGAARALEGAALLAQERGGPLVVVTPGMVELGSVQFARNRAFAASIAEKGGDLFAVARTNRAALVEGSAGGTVRVFERRVEAVAAALDQAGDRGVILYENDLPDHYP from the coding sequence GTGACCCCGGAAACCATCATCTACGTTGGCACCCTCGTCGTCGGCGTGATCGTCGCCGTCGTGGCCGGCTTCCGCTGGCTGCGCGTTGCCCAGCGCGAGCACTACATCGCGCCGTGGGTCTCGATCATCGCCGCCCTCTGGCTGCGGGTTGTGCCGGTCAACCTCGCCTATGTGGGCGGCGCCGTGCTGTTCACGGTGCTCGCGATCGTGATCCCGCAGAACGGTTCGGCGCTTCAGCTCGCGCTGCCCGCCGTCGCGGTGGCCGCCCTCGCCTCCGTGCCGATCGGGCTCGGCGTGCGCGGCACGAGCGCCAAGCTCGCGTGGACCGCGCGACTGCGTCGCCTGGTCGTCGTCTGGGTGCTGCTCGTGGCCGTCATCGGTGCCGCTCTCGTGCTTCTCATCGGGCTGCCCGGGGTGCCGATCGTCATCCTCGCTCTCGCACCGATCACGGATCTGGCACTCGTCATTCTCAAGCCGATCGAGAAGGCGCTCTCGCGCAAATACCTCGTCAGCGCGCGCAAGCGCCTGCAGCAGGTGCGCCCGACGATCGTGGCGATCACCGGCTCATACGGCAAGACCTCGACCAAGGGCTACGTCGCGCACATCCTCGGCGCCGCCTTCACGACCGTCGCCTCGCCCGCGAGCTTCAACAATCTCATGGGCCTGTCGCGCGCCGTCAACGACCGCGTTGTTCCCGGCACCGAGGTGTTCATCGCCGAGATGGGCGTCTACGGCCGCGGCGAAATCCGCGAGCTGAGCGAGAGCTTCCCACCCGACATCGCTGCCATCACCACCATCGGAGAGGCGCACCTCGCCCGCATGGGCTCGCGCGAGGTCATCTTCCAGGCCAAGTCCGAGATCACCGAGAAGGCGCGCATCGTGGTGCTGCCGGTCGACGAGATCGAGCTCGCCGGGCTCGCCGCGCTCTGCCGCACCCAGGGCAAGCGGGTCGTCACCGTCTCCACCGTGCCCGGCACGGACGCTGATGTGATCGTGGATGCCGCGGCCGGTACCGTCACGGTCGCCGCCGTCACCGCGCCCGTGTCGATCCCGGCCGTGGGCCACGCCGTCAACCTCGCCATCGCCGTGGGCATCGGAGTCTCGCTGGACATGGACTTCAGCACGATCGCCAAGCGCCTCAGCCACCTGCCCGACTCCCGCCACCGCGCCGAGATCCAGGAGGCGCCGAGCGGCGTGCTGATCATCGACGACACCTACAACTCGAACCCGGTGGGCGCCGCGCGTGCGCTCGAGGGTGCGGCACTCCTCGCGCAGGAACGCGGCGGACCCCTCGTCGTCGTGACGCCGGGCATGGTGGAGCTTGGCAGCGTGCAGTTCGCGCGCAACCGGGCGTTCGCTGCATCCATCGCCGAAAAGGGCGGGGACCTGTTCGCCGTCGCCCGCACCAACAGGGCGGCACTCGTCGAGGGCAGCGCGGGCGGAACCGTGCGCGTCTTCGAGCGACGTGTCGAGGCCGTCGCCGCGGCACTCGATCAGGCCGGCGACCGAGGCGTTATCCTCTATGAGAACGACCTGCCCGACCACTACCCCTGA